From a single Planctellipticum variicoloris genomic region:
- a CDS encoding IS110 family transposase codes for MGHAAGAASERSDEAAPPAAGDRSIASGASEPAAELDRRRHGRTSPNSRLSRKRSRNSPSSHLRDWEHAIDPRIHIGIDVSKARLDVAMSDSSSLLAVDNDLKGFLKLLKQLPPPDRCQVVMEATGTYHFDAFLCLNDHGYHVAVVPPIRVRAFATGAGWIAKTDAIDARVLVRYSKVAELQITEKPSDFQLKLHALVTRRRQLVDLHVQESNHFEAARDKAVKDDIEQTRNMLKIRITAIEKQIDDLCDSDPDAKRRVELMTSVPGIAKRTAAVLLGELPELGDANRQQVGALVGVAPYNRDSGKSSKLRSIRGGRASVRSALYMAALTASRCNPVIRPFYRRLKDAGKPSKVCLTACIRKLLTILNAMIKSDTAWNHGLQNA; via the coding sequence ATGGGACACGCGGCGGGGGCCGCTTCGGAGCGTAGCGACGAAGCGGCCCCCCCCGCGGCCGGCGACAGATCGATCGCGTCTGGGGCCTCAGAGCCCGCCGCGGAGCTGGATCGTCGTCGGCATGGTCGTACCAGCCCGAACAGCCGTTTGAGCCGGAAGCGTTCTCGAAACTCTCCGAGCTCGCATTTACGAGATTGGGAACACGCCATCGACCCCCGCATCCACATCGGCATCGACGTCTCCAAGGCACGACTCGATGTCGCCATGTCCGACTCCTCTTCCCTCCTGGCCGTCGACAACGACCTCAAGGGCTTCCTGAAACTCCTCAAGCAGCTCCCCCCACCCGACCGCTGCCAGGTCGTCATGGAGGCCACCGGCACCTATCACTTCGACGCCTTCCTCTGTCTCAACGATCACGGGTATCACGTCGCCGTCGTGCCCCCCATCCGCGTCCGCGCCTTTGCCACAGGGGCCGGATGGATCGCCAAAACCGACGCCATCGACGCACGCGTCCTCGTTCGTTACTCCAAGGTCGCCGAACTCCAGATCACCGAAAAACCCTCCGATTTCCAGCTCAAACTCCACGCACTCGTCACTCGCCGACGGCAGCTCGTCGACCTCCACGTCCAGGAGTCCAATCACTTCGAAGCCGCTCGCGACAAGGCCGTCAAAGACGACATCGAGCAAACCCGAAACATGCTCAAAATACGCATCACTGCCATCGAAAAACAGATCGACGATCTCTGCGACTCCGACCCCGATGCCAAACGCCGCGTCGAACTCATGACCTCCGTCCCAGGCATCGCCAAACGGACAGCCGCCGTGCTCCTCGGAGAACTCCCCGAACTCGGCGACGCCAACCGCCAGCAGGTCGGAGCACTCGTCGGCGTCGCCCCCTACAACCGCGACAGCGGCAAGTCCTCCAAACTCAGATCCATCCGCGGCGGCAGAGCCTCCGTCCGTTCCGCTCTCTACATGGCGGCACTCACCGCCTCACGCTGCAACCCCGTCATCAGACCGTTCTATCGCAGACTCAAAGACGCCGGTAAGCCAAGCAAGGTCTGCCTCACCGCCTGCATCCGCAAACTCCTGACCATCCTCAACGCGATGATCAAATCCGACACCGCCTGGAACCACGGACTCCAAAATGCGTAA
- the rpsO gene encoding 30S ribosomal protein S15 yields the protein MSITKERKTEVIQEYRRSEADTGSPDVQIAVTTARINALTEHLKGHMKDHASRRGLLMLVARRRRLLDYMKEHHTAKYYELIEKLKLRK from the coding sequence ATGTCGATCACGAAAGAACGTAAGACGGAAGTCATTCAGGAGTACCGTCGCAGCGAAGCCGACACCGGTTCGCCTGACGTGCAGATTGCGGTCACCACCGCGCGGATTAACGCGCTGACCGAACACCTGAAGGGCCACATGAAGGATCACGCCAGCCGTCGCGGTCTGCTGATGCTGGTCGCCAGGCGCCGCCGCCTGCTCGACTACATGAAAGAGCATCATACGGCCAAGTACTACGAGCTGATCGAAAAGCTCAAGCTGCGTAAGTAG
- a CDS encoding isoleucine--tRNA ligase, with translation MFQKVGDADLIRGEHEMLKFWTDRAIFAKRRALNAGRQPWSFLDGPMTANNPMGVHHAWGRTYKDAFQRYWAMNGRDLRYQNGFDCQGLWVEVEVEKQLGLGAKSAIEEFGVDKFVWECKKRVLKYAAVQTEQSVRLGYWMEWDDPEQLRKLAEAIGTDRQVEFVPPKQPDTTVRDTAERIVERLGSLEWGGSYFTFSTDNNETIWTFLKKCFERGKVYRGHDVMPWSGRGGSAYSQMEVADGRKLTVHRALFVKFPLLAEGVDRRSSIVDSQTNSKSPSINDQPSTINESLLIWTTTPWTLTSNVAAMVNPDLEYVKLRAKRDGAVYFFAKDNLEYQRLAKEFKEGFGRPEWGWPKDCPKLKTLSQMFKEQGGYEVEGTVLGKELIGRQYVGPFDDLAAQQQPGGSPAPAPADLKPDAPSAVACHRVIDGGRDFKGNPNVVAGEGTGIVHSAPGCGDIDHQIGMANGLVSIAPLGEDGRFLYGFGEFTGRSATDPETVDLVIRRLKEKGLLVAEEKYPHIYPFCWRTGDELVFRLVDEWFINMDWREEIMDVTRQIRWLPDSIQGQDREVEWLSIMRDWMISKKRFWGLALPIWVDPANPSDFFVVGDLKELEDLAVEGWDEFQGHTPHKPWIDKVKIRRKENGESVGPVLHRVPDVGNPWLDAGIVPFSTLGYNSDRDYWQKWFPADLVTECFPGQFRNWFYSMLALATMMRHEEATAADKQPFKTLLGHRLVMNEEGKPMHKSDGTAIWFEEAAEQLGVDTMRWMYLAQNPASDLKFGTRHPDQKVTLPTLNGPTDRTIDGVETCLVTSSPSDEVRRQVLLPLWNSYAFFVNYARLDGFDPTVAQIPVAERPEIDRWILSNLQALIGGMRAAWENYDSPEACRLAAGFIDDLSNWYIRRNRRRFWRSRDAGDTDKLAAYQTLYDVLLTLAKLLAPMIPFLSERMYQNLVDGRSSNVDGNSNSVSNHQRSTINDQPESVHLCDYPTVDETLLDAGLNERMALAQVVVKLGHKLRETADQRVRQPLPELRFASTNPGQRESIERLADVIGDELNIKQVTGCDSLADIVRYTYRANLKTLGPKYGKLLNLLREKIPTLPDATLTALREGQSVTVNLDGNEVTLAPEDVQVGTEQAAEWVVADERGVQVALSLHLTPELLREGMARDFIRQIQQLRKDANLEIEQRIRIGYASDSLELATAIAEWGDTIRGETLADSLTASEVPAESKSVSVGDAKIQIWMEAV, from the coding sequence ATGTTTCAGAAGGTTGGCGACGCTGATTTGATCCGTGGCGAGCACGAGATGCTCAAGTTTTGGACGGACCGGGCCATTTTCGCCAAACGCCGGGCGCTGAATGCCGGTCGTCAGCCGTGGAGCTTTCTCGACGGGCCGATGACCGCCAACAATCCGATGGGGGTCCACCACGCCTGGGGTCGGACCTACAAGGACGCCTTTCAGCGTTACTGGGCCATGAACGGCCGCGACCTCCGCTACCAGAACGGCTTCGACTGCCAGGGACTGTGGGTCGAGGTGGAAGTCGAAAAGCAGCTCGGCCTGGGCGCCAAGAGCGCCATCGAAGAGTTCGGCGTCGACAAGTTCGTCTGGGAATGTAAGAAGCGCGTCCTCAAGTACGCCGCGGTACAGACGGAACAGTCCGTCCGTCTGGGTTACTGGATGGAATGGGACGACCCGGAGCAGCTCCGCAAATTGGCCGAAGCGATCGGCACCGACCGGCAGGTGGAGTTCGTTCCTCCGAAGCAGCCGGACACGACGGTTCGCGACACCGCCGAGCGCATCGTCGAGCGGCTGGGGAGCCTGGAATGGGGTGGCAGCTACTTCACGTTTTCGACCGACAACAACGAGACGATCTGGACGTTCCTCAAGAAGTGCTTCGAGCGCGGCAAGGTCTATCGCGGTCACGACGTGATGCCCTGGTCCGGCCGGGGGGGCAGCGCCTACAGCCAGATGGAAGTTGCGGATGGGCGGAAGCTGACGGTGCATCGGGCGCTGTTTGTGAAGTTTCCGTTGCTGGCGGAGGGCGTCGATCGTCGATCGTCGATCGTTGATAGTCAGACGAATTCGAAATCTCCGTCCATCAACGATCAACCATCAACGATCAACGAGTCCCTCCTCATCTGGACCACCACCCCCTGGACGCTCACCAGCAACGTGGCGGCGATGGTCAATCCGGACCTCGAATACGTGAAGTTGCGGGCCAAGCGGGACGGGGCGGTCTATTTCTTCGCCAAGGACAACCTGGAGTACCAGCGGCTGGCGAAGGAATTCAAAGAAGGCTTCGGCCGCCCGGAATGGGGCTGGCCGAAGGATTGTCCGAAGCTCAAAACCCTTTCGCAGATGTTCAAAGAGCAGGGGGGGTATGAGGTCGAGGGGACCGTGCTCGGCAAGGAGCTGATTGGCCGGCAGTATGTCGGGCCTTTCGATGACCTGGCCGCCCAGCAGCAGCCGGGAGGTTCTCCAGCACCTGCTCCGGCGGACCTGAAGCCTGATGCTCCGAGCGCCGTCGCTTGCCATCGCGTCATCGACGGCGGTCGCGATTTCAAAGGGAATCCCAACGTCGTCGCTGGCGAAGGGACGGGCATCGTCCACTCGGCCCCCGGCTGTGGGGATATCGACCATCAGATCGGCATGGCGAACGGCCTTGTCAGCATCGCTCCGCTGGGCGAAGACGGCAGGTTTCTTTACGGCTTCGGCGAATTCACCGGGCGGTCGGCGACCGATCCGGAAACCGTCGATCTCGTCATCCGCCGGCTCAAGGAAAAGGGGCTGCTGGTTGCCGAGGAAAAATATCCGCACATCTATCCGTTCTGCTGGCGCACGGGCGACGAACTGGTGTTCCGGCTCGTCGACGAGTGGTTCATCAACATGGACTGGCGCGAGGAGATCATGGACGTCACCCGGCAGATCCGCTGGCTGCCGGACAGCATCCAAGGGCAGGATCGCGAGGTGGAATGGCTCTCCATCATGCGCGACTGGATGATTTCTAAAAAACGCTTCTGGGGCCTGGCGCTGCCGATCTGGGTCGACCCCGCCAATCCAAGCGACTTTTTCGTCGTCGGTGATCTGAAAGAGCTGGAGGATTTGGCGGTTGAAGGCTGGGACGAATTTCAGGGGCATACCCCGCATAAGCCGTGGATCGACAAGGTCAAGATTCGTCGCAAGGAGAATGGGGAATCCGTTGGCCCCGTTCTGCATCGCGTGCCGGACGTCGGCAATCCGTGGCTCGACGCGGGGATCGTCCCCTTCAGCACGCTGGGCTACAACTCCGACCGGGACTACTGGCAGAAGTGGTTCCCGGCGGATCTGGTGACGGAGTGTTTCCCGGGGCAGTTTCGCAACTGGTTCTATTCGATGCTGGCCCTGGCGACGATGATGCGCCACGAAGAGGCGACCGCCGCCGACAAGCAGCCGTTCAAGACCCTCCTCGGACACCGCCTCGTGATGAACGAGGAGGGGAAGCCGATGCACAAGTCGGATGGCACCGCCATCTGGTTCGAAGAAGCGGCCGAGCAGCTCGGCGTCGACACCATGCGCTGGATGTACCTGGCGCAGAACCCGGCCAGCGACCTGAAATTCGGCACCCGGCATCCCGACCAGAAGGTGACGCTGCCGACGCTGAACGGCCCGACCGACCGGACGATTGATGGCGTGGAAACCTGCCTGGTCACGAGCAGCCCGAGCGACGAAGTCCGTCGGCAGGTGCTGTTGCCTCTCTGGAACAGCTACGCATTCTTCGTGAACTATGCCCGGCTGGACGGGTTCGACCCGACTGTGGCGCAGATTCCCGTCGCCGAGCGGCCGGAGATCGACCGCTGGATTCTGTCGAACCTGCAGGCGCTGATCGGCGGCATGCGGGCCGCTTGGGAAAACTACGATTCCCCCGAAGCCTGCCGGCTGGCCGCGGGTTTCATCGACGACCTGTCGAACTGGTACATCCGCCGGAATCGCCGCCGGTTCTGGCGCAGCAGGGATGCCGGCGATACGGACAAGCTGGCAGCCTACCAGACTCTCTACGACGTCTTGCTGACGCTGGCGAAGCTGCTCGCACCGATGATTCCGTTCCTGTCAGAGCGGATGTACCAGAATCTCGTTGATGGTCGATCGTCGAACGTTGATGGAAACTCAAATTCCGTCTCTAACCATCAACGATCAACCATCAACGATCAACCCGAATCCGTGCATTTGTGCGATTACCCGACCGTCGACGAAACACTGCTCGACGCGGGGTTGAACGAGCGGATGGCGCTGGCTCAGGTAGTGGTGAAGCTCGGGCATAAGCTGCGGGAAACTGCCGATCAGCGGGTCCGGCAGCCACTGCCGGAATTGCGGTTTGCGTCGACCAATCCCGGCCAGCGCGAATCGATCGAACGGCTCGCCGACGTGATCGGCGACGAGCTCAACATCAAGCAGGTCACCGGCTGCGACAGCCTGGCGGATATTGTCCGCTATACCTATCGTGCCAACCTCAAGACATTGGGGCCGAAGTACGGCAAGCTGCTCAACCTGCTGCGGGAAAAGATTCCGACGCTGCCCGACGCCACTTTGACGGCACTCCGCGAGGGACAGTCGGTCACCGTGAATCTCGATGGCAACGAGGTCACGCTGGCTCCGGAAGACGTCCAGGTTGGGACGGAACAGGCCGCCGAGTGGGTTGTGGCTGATGAACGGGGCGTGCAGGTCGCCCTGTCGTTGCACCTGACACCCGAGCTTCTCCGCGAGGGGATGGCCCGCGACTTCATCCGCCAGATTCAGCAGTTGCGGAAGGACGCCAACCTGGAGATTGAACAGCGGATCCGCATCGGCTACGCCTCCGACAGCCTGGAACTGGCCACGGCGATCGCCGAATGGGGCGACACGATCCGCGGCGAAACCCTCGCCGACAGCCTGACCGCCAGCGAAGTCCCCGCCGAGTCCAAGTCGGTCTCCGTCGGCGACGCGAAAATCCAGATCTGGATGGAAGCGGTCTAA
- a CDS encoding glycosyltransferase family 2 protein: MSAPSAASAPATPPQGPHRGVLSVIVPAYNEDRTIDLILERILAVPLVGQVVVVDDGSSDETAVCLAKWKDRPEVVVCQHPQNRGKGAAIRTGLSRADRDYVIIQDADLEYDPQDYPALLAPLLAGTVDVVYGSRYHAVQTQGFRGRLIATGGIAVINSLVRWLYGVRLTDEATCYKVFRRRDLDRMELVCDGFEFCPEVTAKAARMGLSIVEVPIHYSPRTVAEGKKIRLRDGWTAIKALWRWRRWRPERQ; encoded by the coding sequence ATGTCGGCGCCTAGTGCGGCGAGTGCGCCCGCGACGCCGCCTCAGGGGCCGCACCGCGGAGTTCTCTCCGTGATCGTCCCGGCGTACAACGAGGACCGGACGATCGATCTGATTCTCGAACGGATCCTGGCGGTGCCGCTCGTCGGGCAGGTGGTCGTGGTCGACGACGGTTCGAGCGACGAGACGGCGGTCTGCCTGGCAAAGTGGAAAGACCGCCCCGAAGTCGTCGTCTGCCAGCACCCGCAGAACCGCGGCAAAGGGGCCGCCATCCGGACAGGGCTGTCGCGGGCGGACCGGGACTACGTGATCATTCAGGACGCCGACCTGGAGTACGACCCGCAGGATTATCCGGCCCTGCTGGCGCCGCTGCTGGCGGGGACCGTGGATGTGGTTTACGGCTCACGCTATCACGCGGTCCAGACGCAAGGCTTTCGGGGGCGATTGATCGCGACCGGCGGGATTGCGGTGATCAATTCCCTGGTTCGCTGGCTGTACGGCGTCCGGCTGACCGACGAGGCCACGTGTTACAAGGTCTTTCGCCGGCGGGATCTGGACCGAATGGAGCTCGTCTGCGACGGATTCGAGTTCTGCCCCGAAGTGACCGCCAAGGCGGCCCGGATGGGGCTTTCGATCGTCGAAGTCCCGATCCACTACTCGCCGCGGACGGTGGCGGAAGGGAAGAAGATCCGCCTCCGCGACGGCTGGACCGCCATCAAGGCTCTGTGGCGCTGGCGCCGGTGGCGGCCGGAGCGCCAGTAG
- the purH gene encoding bifunctional phosphoribosylaminoimidazolecarboxamide formyltransferase/IMP cyclohydrolase, with the protein MTVSAAPRRALISCSDKSGLVPFVQGLVELGFEIISTGGTRSLLAQMGLSVTDISEYTGFPEMMDGRVKTLHPRVHGGLLGRPDLASDAESMQAHGIQPFELVVVNLYPFVETISKPGCTPAEAIEQIDIGGPSMLRSAAKNHVYVGVVTRADQYDQVLAALKQGPLPVELRRELAAAAFEMTARYDRAIADYMSTLVRGDGTGQDPDFPSQLSLHFERRSSLRYGENPHQRAAFYVEQHPAPASLAAAQVLHGKELSYNNLLDLDAAMQIVREFQQPAAVVIKHNNPCGCAVAAHLSEAYENADAGDPISAFGSILGFNRPVDLATAEQLCAAGRFIEAVIAPSYEPAAFEMLTTRPKWRANVRLLQCAGMLDPRPITQDMRRVTGGLLIQDRDEATDPQDEWRVVTARHPTPEEFADLHFAWLVCKHVKSNAILLAKQGQVVGVGAGQMSRLDSSYIACHKAGDRGKGAVCASDAFFPFRDGIDELHEAGVTAVIEPGGSKKDDEVIEACNEYGMAMIFTGRRHFRH; encoded by the coding sequence ATGACCGTCAGCGCGGCCCCCCGACGGGCACTCATCAGTTGCAGCGACAAGTCCGGCCTCGTCCCCTTCGTCCAGGGGCTCGTCGAACTCGGCTTCGAGATTATCTCGACCGGCGGCACCCGCAGCCTGCTGGCTCAGATGGGGCTCTCTGTCACCGATATCTCCGAATACACCGGCTTCCCAGAGATGATGGACGGCCGGGTGAAAACCCTGCATCCCCGCGTCCACGGCGGCCTGCTCGGCCGGCCCGATCTGGCGAGCGATGCCGAATCGATGCAGGCTCATGGCATTCAGCCGTTTGAGCTGGTGGTGGTGAATCTCTATCCGTTCGTCGAGACGATTTCCAAGCCTGGCTGTACGCCCGCGGAAGCGATTGAGCAGATCGACATCGGCGGGCCGAGCATGCTCCGTTCGGCGGCGAAAAACCATGTTTACGTGGGGGTTGTGACTCGCGCGGACCAGTACGACCAGGTTCTGGCAGCTCTGAAGCAGGGGCCGCTGCCGGTCGAACTTCGCCGGGAACTGGCTGCGGCCGCGTTCGAAATGACGGCGCGCTACGACCGGGCGATCGCCGATTACATGTCGACACTGGTCCGCGGCGACGGCACTGGGCAGGACCCCGACTTTCCGTCGCAGCTCAGCCTGCATTTCGAACGCCGGAGCTCGCTCCGCTATGGCGAAAACCCACATCAGCGGGCGGCCTTCTATGTCGAGCAGCATCCGGCCCCGGCGAGCCTCGCCGCGGCGCAAGTGCTGCATGGAAAAGAGCTTTCGTACAATAATCTCCTGGATCTCGACGCGGCGATGCAGATCGTTCGCGAGTTCCAGCAGCCGGCGGCAGTCGTCATCAAGCACAACAACCCCTGCGGTTGCGCGGTGGCGGCGCATCTGTCGGAAGCCTACGAGAATGCCGACGCGGGCGATCCGATCAGCGCCTTCGGATCGATCCTCGGCTTCAACCGGCCGGTGGATCTGGCCACGGCCGAGCAACTCTGTGCGGCGGGGCGATTTATTGAAGCCGTGATTGCGCCGTCTTATGAGCCGGCGGCGTTTGAAATGCTGACCACGCGTCCCAAGTGGCGGGCGAACGTGCGGCTGCTGCAGTGTGCGGGGATGCTCGATCCGCGACCGATTACCCAGGACATGCGACGGGTGACGGGGGGATTGCTGATTCAGGACCGGGACGAAGCGACGGATCCGCAGGACGAATGGCGGGTCGTCACGGCTCGGCATCCCACGCCGGAAGAGTTTGCCGACCTGCACTTCGCGTGGCTGGTGTGCAAACACGTCAAGTCGAATGCGATCCTGCTGGCGAAACAGGGGCAGGTCGTCGGAGTCGGAGCGGGTCAGATGAGTCGTCTGGACTCGTCGTACATCGCCTGTCATAAGGCGGGGGACCGGGGCAAGGGGGCGGTTTGCGCCTCGGACGCTTTCTTCCCGTTCCGCGACGGGATTGACGAGCTTCATGAAGCGGGGGTGACCGCGGTGATCGAACCTGGCGGCTCGAAGAAGGACGATGAGGTGATCGAGGCCTGCAACGAATACGGCATGGCGATGATCTTCACGGGCCGCCGCCACTTCCGGCACTGA